Below is a window of Bacillus horti DNA.
ACAGCAGAAACTATTGCCTCAACATTATTCGTCTTTTTTACAAATGGTAAATTTCTAGGGATGCTGACCATTCTCTTCGGAGTAGGTCTTGAGTTGAAAAGACAAAAACATGAGAGACTAGGAACTCCTTGGCTGGGAGTGTATATGTGGAGCGCTATTCTCTTGTTTATAGACGGTTTCATTCATTTTTTACTGGTTTTTGAGTACGACATCTTAATGAGCTATGCAATCACAGCGATTATTGTAGCTTGGCTTTTACAAAGAGGTCCAAAGTGGACAAAACGAGTGGGCTACACTTTGGCTACCTTACATGTGATCGGAGTTGCTTTACTGAGTCTTTTGTTGGCCTTTCTTCTAAACGATCCAGAGGGACTTAGGGAATTCCAAAATATCTTAGTTGCTTCAACTGAACTGTATCTGCATGGTACGTGGTGGGAGCAGGTGACCTATCGCTTTCAGGGCTTTTGGAGCCTAAGGGGAGAAGCCATTGGTGTTATTCCAATGAACATCTGCCTCTTTCTTGTAGGGGTCTGGTTTGTCAGGCTGGGGATGTTTGGAGTGGATGATAGAGGCAAAACTTTAAGACGTAAGCTATTGATCTGGGGACTTGCTCTGGGTCTACCTTTGAATGCTTTGGTTTTAATACCAAATGGTTATTTTGAAATGGCTGTGCGCTATTTATTTGCACCGATTCTTTCTCTTGGATATATAGGACTTGTATCACTTTGTATGGAGAAGAGCTTTTTCACTTTTACGTTTAGACGATTCGAAGAGATAGGACGCATGGCTTTAAGCTGTTACATTTTACAGAATATCGTAGCTTCCATTATGTTTTATGGCTGGGGCTTCGGCTTAGGGCAGTATAGTAATACG
It encodes the following:
- a CDS encoding DUF418 domain-containing protein; translation: MGRIRILDVLRGLAIIGTLGTNIWIFATLGDIDFLFGETFEWWTTAETIASTLFVFFTNGKFLGMLTILFGVGLELKRQKHERLGTPWLGVYMWSAILLFIDGFIHFLLVFEYDILMSYAITAIIVAWLLQRGPKWTKRVGYTLATLHVIGVALLSLLLAFLLNDPEGLREFQNILVASTELYLHGTWWEQVTYRFQGFWSLRGEAIGVIPMNICLFLVGVWFVRLGMFGVDDRGKTLRRKLLIWGLALGLPLNALVLIPNGYFEMAVRYLFAPILSLGYIGLVSLCMEKSFFTFTFRRFEEIGRMALSCYILQNIVASIMFYGWGFGLGQYSNTWLILEGWLFISLLMMVFAHFWLRRFRSGPVEYVWRKMAAWPMKKT